The Staphylococcus sp. KG4-3 genome has a window encoding:
- a CDS encoding MFS transporter, which yields MKFSRLVLPGIAMIATTYGLGRFSFGLFLPEISNDLSLTASQAGMISSLFYLAYCFTIIYSTLKTDKIGPKRMIIFAGLSVLIGLILIGISSTAIILSLGVIFAGASTGLVSPPYGYTISLWIKLQDQGKANTWINSGTSLGLMFTGITAMFIFLDWRDTYLIYAFIALIVLAWNYIIIPSLQQDIKIDTGSLNIRDISSSKRIVIASTLLGVSTAPFWTFSKSFVQLTGHYSDMALSVFWILIGIFGIVGGISGAIIDKKSLHFAFNIGVISLACASISLALTPNIWLLPFISSSIFGMSYIFLTGVLLVWGIKLFVKNASLGIGIPFLLLAVGQVIGSSFAGVFIDILNYQYTFLIYGVIGLIPLLIYPKVEITKSKAPKGDYSKLQQTNVDVLNSERSFDFETPTQTEYNNH from the coding sequence ATGAAATTTTCAAGACTTGTGTTACCAGGTATCGCTATGATTGCTACCACTTATGGATTAGGTAGATTTAGTTTCGGTCTCTTTCTACCAGAAATTTCCAATGACTTGAGTTTAACCGCTTCACAAGCAGGTATGATTTCATCACTATTTTATTTGGCTTATTGTTTTACAATTATTTATTCCACATTAAAAACTGACAAAATCGGTCCTAAAAGGATGATTATCTTTGCAGGTCTTTCTGTATTAATTGGCTTAATCCTAATTGGTATCTCATCAACTGCAATCATACTGTCCTTAGGTGTCATATTCGCTGGTGCTAGTACCGGGTTAGTATCACCACCTTATGGTTATACAATTTCTTTATGGATTAAATTGCAGGATCAAGGTAAAGCAAATACATGGATTAATTCAGGTACAAGCTTAGGCTTAATGTTCACCGGTATAACCGCTATGTTTATCTTTCTTGATTGGCGTGACACCTATTTAATCTATGCATTTATAGCATTAATCGTATTAGCTTGGAATTATATTATTATCCCAAGTCTGCAACAGGACATTAAAATTGATACTGGTAGTTTGAATATCAGAGATATTTCTTCTAGTAAACGCATTGTAATAGCTTCTACTTTACTTGGTGTTTCAACTGCACCATTTTGGACCTTCTCAAAGTCATTTGTTCAACTTACTGGTCATTACTCAGATATGGCTCTTTCTGTATTTTGGATTTTAATTGGTATTTTTGGGATAGTTGGAGGTATATCTGGAGCTATTATCGATAAGAAAAGCCTTCATTTTGCATTTAATATCGGCGTAATTTCGTTAGCATGCGCCTCAATTTCACTAGCATTAACACCAAATATATGGCTACTTCCATTTATTTCATCTTCCATATTTGGTATGAGTTATATATTCTTAACAGGTGTTTTACTTGTTTGGGGAATTAAATTATTTGTAAAAAATGCTTCTTTAGGCATAGGTATCCCTTTTTTACTATTAGCAGTAGGACAAGTCATTGGTTCTTCTTTCGCAGGTGTATTCATTGATATACTAAACTACCAATACACCTTTTTAATATACGGTGTAATTGGTTTAATACCTTTATTAATTTATCCTAAGGTTGAAATTACGAAAAGCAAAGCACCTAAAGGGGACTACAGTAAACTACAACAAACGAATGTTGATGTATTGAATTCAGAACGTTCTTTTGACTTTGAAACACCAACGCAAACAGAGTATAACAATCATTAA
- a CDS encoding bifunctional cystathionine gamma-lyase/homocysteine desulfhydrase, with amino-acid sequence MNKKTQLIHGGVTTDPYTGAVTTPIYQTSTYIQDDIGDMRQGYEYSRSANPTRTALEGLIADLEEGEFGYAFGSGMAAISAVIMLLDKGDHLLINSDVYGGTYRALSKVFTRFGIEADFIDTTQIDEIEQYIKPETKMLYIETPSNPLLRVTDIKKSSEIAKRHNLISVVDNTFMTPYFQNPLKFGIDIVLHSATKYLGGHSDVVSGLVATNDEALAEHIGFIQNSTGGVLGPQDSYLLIRGIKTLGIRMEQVQRNTLEIIAMLQEHNAVRQVFHPSIATHLNHDIHQRQAEGHTGVVAFEVADIESAKQVIKTSKYFTLAESLGAVESLISVPALMTHASIPKDIREKEGIADGLIRLSVGIEGTEDLVEDLKAALNTLN; translated from the coding sequence ATGAATAAAAAAACACAATTAATACATGGCGGAGTGACAACAGATCCATACACAGGAGCGGTAACGACGCCAATTTATCAAACGAGTACTTATATTCAAGATGATATTGGAGATATGAGACAAGGTTACGAATATTCACGTTCTGCGAATCCTACAAGAACGGCATTAGAAGGGCTAATTGCCGATTTAGAAGAAGGAGAATTCGGTTATGCATTTGGTTCTGGTATGGCAGCCATCTCAGCAGTGATTATGTTGTTAGATAAAGGTGACCATTTATTAATTAATTCAGATGTTTATGGTGGCACATATAGAGCATTATCTAAAGTGTTTACCCGTTTTGGTATAGAAGCTGATTTTATTGATACAACACAAATTGACGAAATTGAACAATATATTAAGCCTGAAACGAAAATGTTATACATTGAGACACCGTCTAATCCGTTATTACGTGTAACAGATATTAAAAAATCTTCCGAGATAGCTAAAAGACATAATTTGATTTCTGTCGTAGATAATACGTTTATGACACCTTATTTCCAAAACCCATTAAAATTTGGTATCGATATTGTATTACATTCTGCAACAAAATATCTCGGCGGTCATAGTGATGTTGTTTCTGGTTTAGTTGCTACAAACGATGAAGCGTTAGCAGAACATATTGGATTTATTCAAAATTCAACAGGTGGCGTACTTGGACCGCAAGATAGTTATTTATTGATTCGAGGTATTAAAACCTTAGGTATACGTATGGAACAAGTACAACGCAATACACTCGAAATTATAGCAATGTTGCAAGAACATAATGCTGTTAGACAAGTGTTCCATCCAAGTATTGCTACGCACTTAAATCACGATATTCATCAAAGACAAGCAGAAGGGCATACAGGTGTGGTTGCATTTGAAGTTGCAGACATAGAAAGTGCTAAACAAGTAATTAAAACATCTAAATATTTTACATTAGCTGAAAGTTTAGGTGCGGTGGAAAGTTTAATTTCCGTGCCTGCTTTAATGACACACGCCTCTATACCAAAAGACATACGTGAAAAAGAAGGCATTGCAGACGGCTTGATTCGTTTGTCTGTTGGTATTGAAGGTACAGAAGACTTAGTAGAAGATTTAAAAGCAGCATTAAATACTTTAAATTAA
- a CDS encoding PLP-dependent cysteine synthase family protein produces MIGFDLIGNTPLVLLKSFSNKDVQIYAKLEQFNPGGSIKDRLGKHLIEVALKDNIIHEGDTVVEASAGNTGIGVALAANHYGLSSVIFAPIGFSEEKVSIIKALGAKVIRTEQGLGMEGAKIAAQEFGLKTGAFYLNQFESKHNPEAYKDTIAQEITDKLDDIDYFVGGVGSGGTFAGIAEHLAQFNIESVIVEPEGSTLSGGQAHAHDIEGIGSEQWPLFLPETLVADIIKVSDDDAFKNVKLIAKQEGLLVGSSSGAALQAALDIKKHINKGVIVTVFPDGSDRYMSKKILNYKENDYE; encoded by the coding sequence ATGATTGGTTTTGACTTAATAGGAAATACACCGCTTGTACTTTTAAAATCATTTAGTAATAAAGACGTTCAAATTTATGCAAAATTAGAACAGTTTAATCCTGGCGGTAGCATAAAAGATAGATTAGGAAAGCATTTAATTGAGGTAGCTTTAAAAGATAACATCATTCATGAAGGAGATACAGTTGTTGAAGCATCAGCAGGTAATACGGGCATCGGTGTTGCTCTTGCAGCCAATCATTATGGACTCAGTAGTGTGATTTTTGCGCCTATAGGTTTTTCTGAAGAGAAAGTATCAATTATAAAAGCTTTAGGAGCGAAAGTAATAAGAACAGAACAAGGACTTGGTATGGAAGGTGCAAAAATAGCAGCACAGGAATTCGGATTAAAAACGGGGGCTTTTTATTTAAATCAATTTGAATCGAAACATAATCCTGAAGCATATAAAGATACCATAGCACAAGAAATTACAGATAAACTGGACGATATTGATTATTTTGTTGGTGGCGTAGGATCTGGTGGAACCTTTGCTGGTATTGCTGAACATTTAGCTCAATTTAATATTGAAAGTGTCATAGTTGAGCCAGAAGGATCTACTTTAAGTGGTGGTCAAGCACATGCACATGATATAGAAGGCATTGGTTCCGAACAATGGCCATTATTCTTACCTGAAACATTAGTAGCAGATATTATAAAAGTTAGCGATGATGATGCATTTAAAAATGTAAAACTAATTGCTAAACAAGAAGGACTCTTGGTTGGTAGTTCATCGGGAGCAGCACTACAGGCAGCATTAGACATTAAAAAACATATAAATAAAGGTGTTATTGTCACAGTTTTTCCTGACGGAAGCGACCGATATATGTCAAAGAAAATCTTAAATTATAAGGAGAATGATTATGAATAA